The segment aaattttaaaatttaaaaatgttcacgaCAGAATATCCCGAATTCAAATGGTTAACTCCCGAGTACATTGGAAACttgttaaaagtttatttcagTGAAAAAACGTTGGAAATTCAGTCCTTGGACGTTAAAGCAGCTTCTGGCAAAGGCGATTCGTATGGCGGGATTTTACTTCGCGCTCATATTTCGTTTTCCACGCAAAATTCAATCGTAAAAAAGACTTCTTTAGTCTTGAAAACTCAAATTTGGAACGAACTGACGGAAAAAACTCTCAAAGTCTACGACATTCACAACAAAGAAATgataatttacgaaaaaatcttACCCAAAATCCGTCAATTGCTGCTGTCAATTGGAGAAAAGGGCGACATCTTTCCCACAGCGATCCACGTTGATCGCGAAAACGACGTGATTGTCTTCGAGGATCTCTTGTTGAAGAAATATCAGATGAAAAATCGGCTACAAGGCTTGGATCGGGAACATGCCTTACTGGCATTGTCTAAAATGGCGAAAATTCACGCAGCATCGGCAGTTTTGTACGAAAAGGATAACAAAATTTACTCATCTCTTGTTTCGGGAATGTTTACGCGTCACACGGATTGTTACCACACATTTTTCAGGACTTTTTGGTCGACATGCGCTTCGGAAGTCAGTAAATGGGAAGGATTTGAACATTATGGCAGGATTTTGCAGAGAATGACTGACGATATGATTGAAAATGCTTGTAAAGTCTATGATTTGGAGGAGGGAGACTTGCATGCTTTGAGTCATGGGGACTTTTGGTTGAACAATGTGATGTTTTGCTATGAAGAGGATGATTCCTTAAAAGATGTCGTAGTCGTGAGTAACTTTTTTACagcatttttcaagaaatttcttttaaaaaatcaaattttagctTGACTGGCAATACTCAACTTATGCCTCACCATTACTGGACTtcattttgttcgtttttacaTCCACAAATGACGAAATTCGTCTCAACCACGCGGAtgtctttcaattttattacaaagaaTTAACAGAAAccctgaaaaaattgaagtatcCGAAGCATATTCCAACTTTACTTGAATTTCGGCaacaatatttaagaaaatcgtTTCTAagtaagttatttattttgaaaaaattaaagaaatttgaataattttgattttttttagaactcaCCTCCTGCATAATGATGCTTCCGTCGATGATAAATGAAGTTACAGACGATGCTGAATTTGAATCCCTCATGTTAGACAATGAAAAGGCTCGGAGATTTAAGAACACGATAATGAGTAATCCAAAATATCGGGCGATTTTGCAAAAGTTGCTTCCAGTTTTTGATTGTGAAGGGCTTTTAAATGGGTATTAAgtgttgataaaattaaaattataaaatttttatttttaataaaattaaaaaaaaatgggatttaaggttttaaatttttttttacaattatttctcgggttaaataaagaatttttttaaaagtttttgattcaaataaaataaaaatatttttaatttaagttaaataaaaattaattaataaatttaattaattatatttaatttatttcaatagtttttactaaatttttagttttgaagtaaatttcatgattttttcaaaaaaaaaaattttttttacattcagtagaaaattttatgaagtttgaGCAAATCAgtcgatttttaaatatttttttttcaaattttttctcaaagttacttttcaatcaaaaaaagttataaagtatagttttgataaaaaaaattaaactttgatatcttgaaaatattttttaaagagttttatcaaaatttgttgattttttcaatgaaattcaaatatttaattttaaaatattataaattcttcataaaatcTTAATACGGGCgtggcaaaatatttttaatgaagccaaggcttaataattttttaatctgaaaattaatttttaaaaaataaaaattttaaagcaaaaaggtaaggttcaaattttaagcttgactgagcaaataattttttacttcaaaatctacaaattttatcaaatttacttaaaaattaataaaaaattactttttaatcgaaatttggTCCAAAAaactaccaaaaaataaaaaaaattaatttttaagaaatttttttttaattttgctccaaatcttgttttattttggaaaaaaaattaaagtttaatttttttattgaaactatacttaataattttttttttgattgaaaagtaactttttaataatttttgagaaaaaatttgaaaaaaatatttaaaaatcaactgaTTTGCTCAAG is part of the Culicoides brevitarsis isolate CSIRO-B50_1 chromosome 3, AGI_CSIRO_Cbre_v1, whole genome shotgun sequence genome and harbors:
- the LOC134834072 gene encoding uncharacterized protein LOC134834072, which encodes MFTTEYPEFKWLTPEYIGNLLKVYFSEKTLEIQSLDVKAASGKGDSYGGILLRAHISFSTQNSIVKKTSLVLKTQIWNELTEKTLKVYDIHNKEMIIYEKILPKIRQLLLSIGEKGDIFPTAIHVDRENDVIVFEDLLLKKYQMKNRLQGLDREHALLALSKMAKIHAASAVLYEKDNKIYSSLVSGMFTRHTDCYHTFFRTFWSTCASEVSKWEGFEHYGRILQRMTDDMIENACKVYDLEEGDLHALSHGDFWLNNVMFCYEEDDSLKDVVVLDWQYSTYASPLLDFILFVFTSTNDEIRLNHADVFQFYYKELTETLKKLKYPKHIPTLLEFRQQYLRKSFLKLTSCIMMLPSMINEVTDDAEFESLMLDNEKARRFKNTIMSNPKYRAILQKLLPVFDCEGLLNGY